From a region of the Sesamum indicum cultivar Zhongzhi No. 13 linkage group LG3, S_indicum_v1.0, whole genome shotgun sequence genome:
- the LOC105158486 gene encoding E3 ubiquitin-protein ligase MBR2-like — translation MSSTQEISADGVSSSPDDITDTWAILRQAYDSHDDFIDRLHQLERRAEWMRSSIRRMDEIMTALARICNPYGSLSDATVSNYLEKRSRPSCGGVGDGEGIICVVCQDRLHCHDDGGEGMMMIATLGCGHEYHVPCIKQWLLRQNVCPLCRTLTVPL, via the coding sequence ATGAGTTCGACCCAAGAAATCAGTGCAGATGGTGTAAGCAGTTCTCCAGACGACATTACCGATACCTGGGCCATACTTCGTCAAGCATATGACAGTCACGATGATTTCATCGATAGATTGCATCAACTTGAACGAAGGGCCGAATGGATGAGATCGAGTATCCGCCGAATGGATGAGATAATGACGGCGCTAGCCCGAATTTGTAATCCTTATGGTAGTCTGTCTGACGCAACCGTCTCAAACTATCTGGAAAAGAGGAGCAGACCGAGTTGTGGTGGAGTTGGCGATGGTGAAGGAATCATATGCGTTGTCTGCCAAGACCGGCTTCATTGTCACGACGATGGTGGTGAggggatgatgatgattgcAACGCTTGGATGCGGACATGAGTACCATGTTCCCTGCATCAAGCAGTGGCTGCTACGGCAGAACGTTTGCCCCCTGTGCAGAACCCTAACGGTGCCCCTCTGA